The Oceanisphaera avium genome includes a region encoding these proteins:
- a CDS encoding FMN-binding glutamate synthase family protein, with amino-acid sequence MNETWTQAAVIFIVVVGTVLLLTIVGLTITGWRMYRADKRQTVHSIRRNYPIIGRFRYVFEHLGEFFRQYFFAMDREEMPFNRAQRSWVYRAAKNVNNTVAFGSTRDLSKPGTYYFLNCPFPTLEEDAVSTQPLRIGSNCRTPYDAPSFFNISGMSFGALSKPAVRALSMGAAKAGCWMNTGEGGLSEYHLEGGCDVVFQIGTAKYGVRNHEGKLDDEKLKAISDIEQVKMFEIKLSQGAKPGKGGILPAEKVTAEIAAVRGIPEGVASISPNRHPEIRCIDSLLDFIGHVREVTGKPVGFKLVLGTTEWLSDFCERISARGVDCAPDFITLDSADGGTGAAPMPLMDSVGLPLRDSLPLLVNQLIRSGLRDRIRVIASGKLINPTDVAAALCMGADFIVSARGFMFGLGCIQALQCNKNTCPTGITTHNPRLQQGLVPEVKAGRIASYHNNLVHEVETIAHSCGVVEPRLLTREHAAVVVDGGGVALNLLYPETSKKLKPEIKES; translated from the coding sequence ATGAATGAAACTTGGACTCAAGCCGCCGTTATTTTTATTGTGGTAGTGGGCACCGTCTTACTGCTAACCATAGTGGGGCTTACCATTACGGGTTGGCGCATGTATCGTGCCGATAAGCGCCAAACCGTGCACAGTATTCGCCGTAACTATCCCATTATTGGCCGCTTTCGTTATGTGTTTGAACACTTAGGGGAGTTTTTTCGCCAATATTTCTTTGCCATGGACCGGGAGGAAATGCCCTTTAACCGCGCGCAGCGCTCTTGGGTATATAGAGCGGCCAAAAACGTAAATAACACCGTAGCGTTTGGCTCTACTCGAGACTTATCTAAGCCCGGCACTTATTATTTTTTAAACTGCCCCTTTCCTACCTTAGAAGAAGACGCCGTTTCTACCCAGCCGCTGCGTATTGGCTCCAATTGCCGCACGCCTTATGATGCACCGTCGTTTTTTAATATCTCCGGCATGAGCTTTGGCGCGCTGTCAAAGCCGGCAGTCCGTGCTTTAAGCATGGGGGCGGCTAAAGCCGGTTGCTGGATGAATACCGGTGAGGGCGGCTTATCGGAGTATCATCTTGAGGGTGGCTGTGATGTGGTTTTTCAAATTGGCACCGCTAAATACGGCGTGCGTAATCATGAAGGCAAACTAGATGACGAAAAGCTCAAAGCCATTAGTGACATTGAGCAAGTTAAAATGTTTGAAATTAAGCTCTCCCAAGGCGCTAAGCCAGGGAAGGGCGGCATTTTACCGGCCGAAAAAGTTACCGCAGAAATTGCAGCGGTGCGCGGCATCCCCGAAGGCGTGGCTTCCATTAGCCCAAACCGCCATCCAGAAATTCGCTGTATCGACTCCTTATTAGACTTTATAGGCCATGTGCGTGAAGTTACCGGCAAACCGGTGGGTTTCAAATTAGTGCTCGGCACCACCGAGTGGTTAAGTGATTTTTGTGAACGCATTAGTGCGCGCGGCGTAGATTGCGCGCCTGATTTCATTACCCTAGATAGCGCCGATGGCGGCACCGGTGCCGCGCCTATGCCATTAATGGACAGCGTGGGTTTGCCACTGCGCGATAGCTTACCGCTATTAGTGAATCAGCTAATTCGATCCGGCTTACGAGATCGCATTCGAGTGATTGCCTCGGGTAAACTAATTAACCCCACCGATGTTGCTGCTGCACTGTGTATGGGCGCAGACTTTATTGTCTCGGCGCGCGGCTTTATGTTTGGCTTAGGTTGTATTCAAGCCTTGCAGTGTAATAAAAATACCTGCCCCACCGGCATTACTACTCATAACCCGCGCTTACAGCAAGGGCTAGTACCTGAAGTAAAAGCCGGCCGCATTGCCAGCTATCACAATAACTTAGTGCATGAAGTAGAAACCATTGCCCACTCTTGTGGCGTAGTTGAACCCAGATTACTCACCCGCGAGCACGCCGCCGTGGTGGTGGATGGTGGCGGGGTAGCGCTTAATCTCCTTTATCCAGAAACGTCAAAAAAATTAAAGCCAGAAATTAAAGAGTCTTAA